In Comamonadaceae bacterium OS-1, a single window of DNA contains:
- the hcp1 gene encoding protein hcp1 yields the protein MAQDIFLKLDGIDGESQDAAHKNEIDVGTWNWQVLQESKMHVGSGGGSGKATVCDLVFTHSMDRSSPNLMKYCLTGKHIPEAKLVVRKAGGNPLEYLKITMSDVVITNVQPAGSSADVVITETVSLSFAKVKQEYTVQNQQGGSGGAVTAGFDIKLNKEA from the coding sequence ATGGCACAAGACATTTTTTTAAAGCTTGACGGTATCGACGGGGAAAGCCAAGACGCTGCCCACAAAAATGAAATCGACGTTGGCACTTGGAACTGGCAGGTTTTGCAAGAGTCCAAAATGCATGTGGGCTCTGGTGGTGGATCTGGCAAGGCCACGGTGTGCGATCTGGTCTTTACCCACTCCATGGACCGCTCCAGCCCTAACCTGATGAAGTACTGCCTTACCGGCAAGCATATTCCTGAAGCCAAACTGGTGGTTCGCAAGGCCGGCGGCAATCCTCTGGAATATTTGAAGATCACCATGAGCGATGTGGTCATCACCAATGTCCAGCCTGCTGGCTCGTCTGCCGATGTGGTCATCACCGAAACGGTCAGCCTGTCGTTCGCAAAGGTTAAGCAAGAGTACACCGTGCAAAACCAGCAAGGTGGTTCTGGCGGCGCCGTAACCGCTGGCTTCGACATCAAGCTCAACAAAGAAGCTTAA
- the clpV1 gene encoding protein ClpV1, which yields MALSLLPNGASSINDFSHHIEFAIERAWVYASLTKGDSRIRGGWLVAAMLQTTELRSVLFGISATFQRIPFAQFFDDLPSIVVASNEASEKAYDGSDLQAAVPGEASGAIGAPLEEGALAKYCSDLTVLAREGGIDPVIGREHEIRTMVDILLRRRQNNPLLTGEAGVGKTAVVEGLAIAIAQRTIPPSLHDVRLLSLDVGALLAGASMRGEFESRLKAVLKEATESSRPVVLFVDEVHTLVGAGGQAGTGDAANLLKPALARGNLRTIGATTWSEYKRHIEKDPALTRRFQVLQVMEPEEASAIAMVRGLASTFSTHHGVVILDEAVRAAVTLSHRYIPSRQLPDKAISLLDTACARVAMSLHTRPPQIEELHQQFAALEAEATSLREEAFLGKNRDAALQDVDRRVEATQSLLQEKEAKWSVEREMGAQVLTLREALSVPQSPEVDVDLAVVRQQLQMAEAALVHHQGDSPQVCVQVDESVVAAIVADWTGIPVGRMVRNELQAVLSLQTQLQKRVIGQDAALAQIADRVKTARAKLSDPGKPLGTFLLVGPSGVGKTETALALAEAIYGGEHNLITINMSEYQESHTVSSLKGAPPGYVGYGEGGVLTEAVRRRPYSVILLDEIEKAHPDVHELFYQVFDKGWMEDGEGRTIDFKNTLILLTSNTGSEVLTQLCDDPALIPEPGVLTDALQPELSRVFPLAFLGRLNVVPYLPLASEVLESIVSLQLEKVVRRMAAQHGIALRYTSLTTQHIVRQCGTHETGARRIAQFIEQNVLTQLAHLWLQSMQDKVVVKEVVLDVVDSEASVQLPVNLQQSGKGGIYLHVRLDAELQSESTCESNANSSLSFAIA from the coding sequence ATGGCTTTATCGCTGCTTCCCAATGGAGCTAGCAGCATCAATGACTTTAGTCACCACATTGAGTTCGCGATTGAGCGGGCATGGGTCTATGCAAGTTTGACCAAGGGCGATTCACGTATCAGAGGCGGTTGGCTGGTTGCGGCGATGCTCCAAACCACCGAGTTACGTAGTGTGTTGTTTGGGATTTCTGCAACTTTTCAAAGGATCCCGTTCGCGCAGTTTTTCGACGATTTACCGTCTATCGTCGTGGCGTCGAATGAGGCAAGTGAGAAGGCTTACGATGGATCAGATTTGCAAGCTGCGGTGCCAGGCGAGGCCAGTGGTGCCATCGGTGCACCCCTCGAGGAAGGGGCTCTTGCCAAATATTGCAGTGATTTGACTGTCCTGGCGCGCGAAGGCGGCATTGATCCAGTTATCGGCCGCGAGCATGAGATTCGCACCATGGTCGACATATTGCTTCGTCGCCGCCAAAACAATCCGTTGCTGACCGGGGAAGCAGGGGTCGGAAAGACGGCGGTGGTCGAGGGTCTGGCGATTGCTATAGCCCAGCGAACTATTCCTCCCAGTCTTCACGACGTAAGGCTTTTGAGTCTGGATGTCGGCGCTTTGCTGGCAGGTGCCAGTATGCGTGGTGAATTCGAGTCGCGTCTCAAAGCGGTGCTGAAGGAGGCCACTGAATCATCCCGACCGGTGGTTCTGTTTGTGGATGAGGTGCACACCTTGGTGGGTGCAGGTGGGCAGGCCGGAACTGGTGATGCTGCCAACTTACTCAAACCGGCTTTGGCCCGTGGCAATTTGCGGACTATCGGTGCGACCACGTGGAGTGAGTACAAGCGACACATTGAAAAAGACCCTGCACTGACTCGGCGTTTTCAAGTACTGCAAGTCATGGAGCCCGAGGAGGCCAGCGCCATTGCGATGGTACGTGGGTTGGCGTCCACTTTTTCTACACACCATGGCGTGGTGATATTAGATGAGGCTGTACGTGCTGCTGTTACGTTATCGCACCGCTATATTCCTTCGCGGCAACTGCCAGATAAAGCCATCAGCTTGCTAGACACCGCGTGTGCCCGTGTGGCTATGTCGCTGCACACCCGCCCCCCACAAATTGAAGAGCTGCACCAGCAATTCGCGGCTCTTGAAGCCGAAGCTACGTCATTGCGTGAAGAAGCATTTTTGGGGAAAAACCGGGATGCCGCTTTGCAAGATGTTGATCGCCGAGTCGAAGCGACCCAGTCCCTGCTGCAGGAAAAAGAAGCCAAATGGAGTGTTGAGCGCGAGATGGGTGCACAAGTCCTCACGCTTCGGGAAGCCTTGTCAGTGCCTCAATCGCCCGAAGTTGATGTGGATTTGGCAGTAGTTCGCCAACAGCTTCAGATGGCAGAGGCTGCGTTGGTACACCATCAAGGCGATAGCCCTCAGGTGTGCGTCCAAGTAGACGAAAGCGTAGTGGCCGCGATCGTTGCGGATTGGACGGGCATTCCTGTCGGAAGAATGGTCCGCAACGAATTGCAGGCGGTATTGAGTCTCCAAACGCAGTTGCAGAAGCGCGTCATTGGCCAAGATGCGGCTCTCGCACAGATAGCAGACCGCGTTAAAACTGCGCGTGCCAAACTGAGTGATCCTGGTAAACCCCTGGGTACGTTTTTGCTGGTTGGACCATCGGGCGTCGGTAAAACTGAAACAGCGCTAGCGCTTGCGGAAGCTATCTATGGTGGTGAACATAACCTCATCACTATCAATATGAGCGAGTACCAAGAGTCGCACACTGTCTCGAGTCTCAAAGGCGCTCCGCCAGGCTACGTCGGATACGGAGAAGGGGGGGTGTTGACGGAAGCAGTTCGCCGCCGCCCCTACAGCGTGATTCTGCTGGATGAGATTGAAAAAGCCCATCCTGATGTGCACGAGTTGTTTTACCAAGTGTTTGACAAGGGCTGGATGGAAGACGGTGAGGGCCGGACCATTGACTTCAAAAACACGTTGATTTTATTGACTAGCAATACTGGCTCTGAAGTATTGACTCAGCTTTGTGATGACCCTGCACTGATCCCTGAACCCGGGGTGTTGACGGACGCTCTGCAGCCTGAACTGAGCAGGGTTTTCCCATTGGCTTTTCTAGGCCGGCTGAACGTTGTTCCGTACTTGCCATTAGCCAGTGAGGTTTTGGAATCCATCGTCTCGTTGCAACTTGAGAAAGTTGTACGTCGCATGGCTGCTCAACATGGTATCGCGTTGCGTTACACGTCTCTCACTACTCAGCACATCGTGCGCCAGTGCGGAACCCACGAAACGGGGGCTAGGCGCATTGCCCAGTTCATCGAACAAAACGTGCTGACCCAGCTTGCACATCTATGGCTTCAATCAATGCAAGACAAAGTTGTTGTGAAAGAAGTAGTTTTGGATGTTGTCGATAGCGAAGCATCAGTCCAACTACCGGTAAATCTCCAGCAATCCGGCAAAGGGGGCATTTATTTGCATGTGCGCCTTGATGCCGAGCTGCAATCGGAATCGACTTGTGAAAGCAATGCAAATAGTTCACTTTCATTCGCCATCGCGTAG
- a CDS encoding ISL3 family transposase ISIde1 codes for MQEELFRQALGLTQPWDVERVALDVARSRIDLYVVWRASSAPCPACGAAEQKIHDHRGRSWRHLDFFQFEAYVHCELPRIACSACQGTTQLGVPWAREGSRFTLMFEALALTLAREMPVSACARILRCSDNALWRQIDAHVDLARAKESYADTHVIGIDETSCAKGHSYITLVHDLSKGQLIYATPGKDASTVQRFTEDFKTHQGKLEAIKVVCMDMSKAFIAGAAKYLPAAAVAFDGFHVVQLANKAVDAVRREEARDEGWLKKTRWCWLKDQAQWTAKERDKMDWMPHSRLKTARAWRIKEALRDIYANSRSDAAQSAQSLKKWLHLAQRSQLHPIKELAKTIKQHWAGILTAFEAAHLHTGYVEAVNSLLQAAKAKARGYGSTRHFIAMAFLIAGKLSHLPANPLRKARA; via the coding sequence ATGCAAGAAGAGTTGTTTCGCCAAGCCCTGGGTCTGACGCAACCCTGGGATGTTGAACGCGTGGCCCTGGATGTGGCCCGCAGCCGAATTGACCTGTACGTAGTCTGGCGTGCCAGCAGTGCGCCATGCCCGGCCTGTGGCGCTGCCGAGCAAAAGATCCATGACCACCGCGGGCGCAGTTGGCGCCACCTGGACTTCTTCCAGTTCGAGGCCTACGTGCACTGTGAGCTGCCGCGTATTGCGTGTAGCGCCTGCCAGGGCACCACCCAACTGGGCGTGCCCTGGGCCCGCGAAGGCAGCCGTTTCACCCTCATGTTCGAGGCCTTGGCCCTGACGCTGGCGCGCGAGATGCCGGTCTCGGCCTGTGCGCGCATCCTGCGCTGCTCGGATAACGCCTTGTGGCGGCAAATCGATGCCCACGTGGATCTGGCGCGCGCCAAAGAAAGCTACGCCGATACACACGTCATCGGCATCGATGAGACCTCCTGCGCCAAAGGTCACAGCTACATCACGCTGGTGCACGACCTGTCCAAAGGCCAACTGATCTACGCCACACCGGGCAAAGATGCCAGCACGGTGCAGCGCTTTACAGAAGACTTCAAAACCCACCAAGGCAAGCTCGAGGCCATCAAGGTGGTCTGCATGGACATGTCCAAAGCCTTCATCGCCGGGGCGGCCAAGTATCTACCTGCTGCGGCAGTGGCCTTTGACGGCTTCCACGTCGTGCAGCTGGCCAACAAGGCCGTGGACGCAGTGCGGCGCGAAGAAGCCAGAGATGAGGGCTGGCTGAAGAAGACGCGCTGGTGCTGGCTCAAAGACCAAGCCCAGTGGACGGCCAAAGAGCGGGACAAGATGGACTGGATGCCCCACAGCCGCCTGAAGACGGCACGGGCGTGGCGCATCAAGGAGGCGCTGCGCGACATCTATGCAAACAGCCGCTCAGACGCAGCCCAGAGTGCGCAGTCTTTGAAGAAGTGGCTGCACTTGGCGCAGCGCTCCCAGCTGCACCCGATCAAGGAGTTGGCCAAGACCATCAAACAGCACTGGGCGGGCATCCTCACGGCGTTTGAGGCAGCCCACTTGCACACCGGCTATGTGGAGGCCGTGAATTCGTTGCTGCAAGCGGCCAAAGCCAAGGCGCGCGGCTACGGCTCAACCCGCCACTTCATCGCCATGGCCTTCTTGATCGCGGGCAAGCTCTCTCACCTACCCGCCAATCCGCTGCGCAAGGCAAGGGCTTGA
- the malK_3 gene encoding maltose/maltodextrin import ATP-binding protein MalK translates to MASVQLTGIRKSFGAVNIIKGIDLQIEHGEFVVFVGPSGCGKSTLLRLIAGLETATDGVLEIGGRQVNDLPPKDRGIAMVFQSYALFPHLSVYDNMAFGLNLAGVAKDEVAQKVRQAAQILKMENLLTRKPKELSGGQRQRVAIGRAIVRNPEVFLFDEPLSNLDAALRVNTRAEIAKLHRDLGATMIYVTHDQVEAMTLADKIVVLEAGQVRQVGAPLELYHLPKNQFVAGFIGSPKMNFLPVAITAVQGDGIRVSSPDWDGDCLIPVDAGDARVGGTASLGIRPEHIAVGEGTEVQVQGHVGLVERLGHETFIEMETRAGQTLSALVGGGTLVDVAQVFKLHFQPEDCHLFAADGQAYRRKAVPEIARHHLQLVA, encoded by the coding sequence ATGGCCAGCGTCCAACTTACCGGCATCCGCAAGTCTTTCGGTGCCGTCAACATCATCAAAGGCATTGACCTGCAGATCGAGCACGGCGAGTTCGTGGTTTTTGTCGGGCCTTCGGGCTGCGGCAAGTCCACCCTGCTGCGCCTCATTGCGGGCCTGGAGACGGCCACCGACGGTGTGCTGGAAATCGGCGGACGGCAAGTCAACGACCTGCCGCCCAAGGACCGGGGCATCGCCATGGTGTTCCAGTCGTACGCCCTGTTTCCCCACCTTTCGGTCTACGACAACATGGCGTTTGGGCTGAACCTGGCGGGGGTTGCCAAAGACGAGGTGGCGCAAAAAGTACGGCAGGCGGCGCAGATTCTCAAGATGGAAAATTTGTTGACCCGCAAGCCCAAAGAGCTCTCCGGCGGTCAGCGCCAGCGCGTGGCCATTGGCCGGGCGATCGTGCGCAACCCCGAAGTCTTCTTGTTCGACGAACCCCTGTCCAACCTGGATGCCGCGCTGCGCGTCAACACCCGGGCCGAGATTGCCAAGCTCCACCGGGACCTGGGTGCCACCATGATTTACGTGACCCACGACCAGGTCGAAGCCATGACCTTGGCCGACAAAATAGTGGTGCTGGAGGCCGGCCAGGTGCGCCAGGTGGGTGCGCCGCTGGAGCTGTACCACCTGCCGAAAAACCAGTTTGTGGCCGGTTTCATCGGCTCGCCCAAAATGAATTTCTTGCCGGTCGCCATCACCGCGGTGCAGGGTGACGGCATTCGCGTGAGCTCGCCAGACTGGGATGGCGACTGTCTGATCCCCGTAGACGCGGGCGATGCCCGTGTCGGCGGCACCGCCAGCCTAGGCATCCGGCCCGAGCACATTGCGGTGGGCGAGGGCACCGAGGTGCAGGTCCAGGGCCATGTGGGGCTGGTCGAACGGTTGGGGCACGAGACCTTTATCGAAATGGAAACGCGCGCGGGCCAAACTTTGAGCGCTCTGGTCGGCGGCGGCACGCTGGTCGATGTGGCCCAGGTGTTCAAGCTGCATTTCCAACCGGAGGATTGCCACCTGTTTGCCGCTGACGGACAGGCCTATCGCCGCAAAGCCGTGCCCGAAATTGCCCGGCACCATCTTCAACTGGTGGCATGA
- the ccpA_1 gene encoding catabolite control protein A: protein MTGPAMEQPLSKRATIADVAERAGVSRSAVSKVLRNAYGISDAMRASVEQAMAALDYRPQIAARGLRGRTYTLGVVMPDMRNPFFPDILDGIWSALKGTAYQPLLAVRHSEHKTEQAMIEMMLDRKLDGFVMIAPIIGHDYLWHLAATVPIVMIGRHETGGAFDSVNNDDERGAYLAVEHLIHQGHKRIAFFSFEAPEDSAVNPVVYRQRGYIAAMQAYGLDRYLQICKTQSGISEQEDRQLAHTVLTAATRPTAIFVWHDAVAINVLAEADALGLQVPQALAVVGYDNFRVSALPQIQLSSVDQDAHAMGSAAAELLIERIEGRTEPVHFMSQPTLVTRRSSLAISHK, encoded by the coding sequence ATGACCGGCCCCGCCATGGAACAGCCGCTGTCCAAACGCGCCACGATTGCCGACGTGGCAGAGCGGGCAGGTGTGTCCCGTTCTGCTGTGTCCAAGGTGCTGCGTAACGCCTACGGCATCAGCGATGCCATGCGGGCCAGTGTGGAGCAGGCGATGGCGGCGCTGGACTACCGGCCCCAGATTGCGGCGCGCGGACTGCGGGGCCGCACCTACACCCTGGGGGTGGTGATGCCCGACATGCGCAACCCATTTTTTCCGGACATTCTGGACGGCATTTGGAGTGCGCTGAAAGGCACGGCCTACCAGCCGCTGCTGGCCGTGCGCCATTCCGAACACAAAACCGAGCAGGCGATGATCGAGATGATGCTGGACCGCAAGCTCGACGGCTTCGTCATGATTGCACCCATCATCGGCCACGACTACCTGTGGCACCTGGCCGCCACGGTGCCGATTGTGATGATCGGTCGACACGAAACCGGCGGCGCGTTCGATTCAGTCAACAACGACGACGAGCGGGGTGCCTACCTGGCCGTGGAGCACCTGATCCACCAGGGGCACAAGCGCATTGCCTTCTTCAGCTTTGAAGCGCCCGAAGACAGCGCCGTCAACCCGGTGGTGTACCGCCAGCGTGGCTACATCGCGGCCATGCAGGCCTACGGGCTCGACCGCTACCTGCAGATCTGCAAAACCCAAAGCGGCATTTCAGAGCAGGAAGATCGGCAACTGGCACACACGGTGCTCACGGCGGCAACCCGCCCGACGGCCATTTTTGTCTGGCATGACGCGGTGGCCATCAATGTGCTGGCGGAGGCCGATGCGCTGGGCCTGCAGGTTCCGCAGGCACTGGCCGTGGTGGGCTACGACAACTTTCGCGTCAGCGCCTTGCCTCAGATTCAGCTGAGTTCGGTAGACCAGGATGCGCATGCCATGGGCTCGGCTGCTGCCGAACTGCTGATTGAGCGCATCGAAGGGCGAACCGAGCCGGTGCATTTCATGAGCCAGCCCACCCTGGTCACCAGGCGGTCCTCGTTGGCCATAAGCCACAAGTAA
- the melC gene encoding melibiose/raffinose/stachyose import permease protein MelC gives MKRNWNVVAGVLGILLASVVFLVPFAFILAMSVKDVEEAALLRFSWPAVSHAWENFMAVIEARDYMLLLAFFNSVVITVASVGLMVVVGATVGFVLQRRHSVWNKVADACILAGLIMPPAVVPTIWLMQSMGLFKTKTGLVLIEVAYGLAFTIMLFRAFVATIPKELDEAAVIEGAGPLDLFFRVILPLLKPVVVTVIVVQSVFVFNDFTNPLYYLPGSKNVTVQLTLYNFQSMFTTSYNLLFMNILLITIPPLVMFLFFNRQIVEGMTAGAVKG, from the coding sequence ATGAAGCGCAACTGGAATGTAGTGGCGGGCGTGCTGGGCATCTTGCTGGCCAGCGTGGTGTTTCTGGTGCCTTTTGCCTTCATCCTGGCGATGTCGGTCAAGGATGTGGAAGAGGCCGCGCTGCTGCGGTTTTCCTGGCCCGCTGTGAGCCACGCCTGGGAGAACTTCATGGCGGTGATCGAAGCCCGCGACTACATGCTGCTGCTGGCGTTTTTCAACAGCGTGGTGATCACGGTGGCTAGCGTCGGGCTGATGGTGGTGGTGGGTGCCACGGTGGGCTTTGTGCTGCAGCGGCGGCACAGCGTCTGGAACAAGGTGGCCGATGCCTGCATCCTGGCCGGGCTCATCATGCCCCCGGCGGTAGTGCCCACCATCTGGCTCATGCAAAGCATGGGCTTGTTCAAAACCAAAACCGGCCTGGTGCTGATCGAGGTGGCCTATGGGCTGGCCTTTACCATCATGCTGTTTCGGGCTTTTGTGGCCACCATTCCCAAAGAGCTGGACGAGGCTGCGGTGATCGAAGGCGCGGGTCCGTTGGATTTGTTCTTTCGGGTGATTTTGCCGCTGCTCAAGCCCGTGGTGGTCACCGTCATCGTGGTGCAGTCGGTGTTTGTGTTCAACGACTTCACCAATCCGCTCTACTACCTGCCGGGCAGCAAAAACGTCACCGTGCAACTGACCCTCTACAACTTTCAAAGCATGTTCACCACTTCGTATAACTTATTGTTCATGAACATCCTGCTCATCACCATTCCGCCTTTGGTCATGTTCTTGTTCTTCAACCGCCAAATCGTCGAAGGCATGACGGCCGGAGCGGTGAAGGGATGA
- the melD_1 gene encoding melibiose/raffinose/stachyose import permease protein MelD codes for MQAPKPRTQRPVDIDAGIYPTWFLLPAAVIFGVMFLAPMFSSLYFSLTRWTLFESEFIGLDNFVQFFREPFLIKGLANTLMYALVTSALKVVLGIALGVVLTSPIWARDFLRSVVFFPVLVSTVGVGITFTVFMHPQNGIINQALAVWGVEGPAWLTDPRFALLSVALVDVWKGVGLATLIYIAGIVSIPGEYYEAARIEGATWKQQFFLVTLPLSRPATVTIVILSFIGGLRSFDLIWAMTKGGPGFTTDVIASVIYKQYQAGFYGLSTAGNVVLFLLIAVLVVPLYRRLNRTGSIK; via the coding sequence ATGCAAGCACCCAAGCCACGTACACAACGCCCCGTAGACATCGATGCGGGCATCTATCCCACCTGGTTCTTACTGCCCGCCGCCGTGATATTCGGGGTGATGTTTTTGGCCCCCATGTTTTCATCGCTGTATTTCAGCCTGACGCGGTGGACCTTGTTCGAGTCCGAGTTCATCGGGCTGGATAATTTTGTCCAGTTTTTCCGAGAACCCTTCCTGATCAAGGGCTTGGCCAATACCTTGATGTATGCGCTGGTGACCTCGGCATTGAAGGTGGTGCTGGGCATCGCGCTCGGTGTGGTGCTGACATCGCCCATCTGGGCCCGTGACTTTCTGCGGTCGGTGGTGTTTTTCCCGGTGTTGGTCAGCACGGTGGGCGTGGGCATCACGTTCACCGTGTTCATGCACCCCCAGAACGGCATCATCAACCAGGCCCTGGCCGTATGGGGCGTGGAGGGGCCTGCCTGGCTCACCGATCCCCGGTTTGCGCTGTTGTCGGTGGCCCTGGTCGACGTCTGGAAGGGCGTGGGCCTGGCCACCTTGATCTACATTGCCGGCATCGTGTCCATCCCCGGCGAATACTACGAAGCGGCCCGCATCGAAGGGGCCACCTGGAAGCAGCAGTTTTTTCTGGTGACCCTGCCCTTGTCGCGCCCCGCCACGGTGACCATCGTGATCCTGAGTTTCATCGGCGGCCTGCGGTCGTTTGACTTGATCTGGGCCATGACCAAAGGCGGCCCCGGCTTTACCACCGATGTGATCGCATCGGTCATTTACAAGCAGTACCAGGCCGGGTTTTACGGGCTGTCCACCGCGGGCAATGTGGTGCTGTTTTTGTTGATCGCTGTTTTGGTGGTGCCTTTGTACCGCCGGCTTAACCGTACGGGGTCCATCAAATGA
- a CDS encoding alpha-L-rhamnosidase — MTGLASKNAPDTELTAPWTARMVRPLTDRGVGQQAPYLRKEFALAQVPASARLRISAQGLYRCFINGQRVGHDQLTPGWTSYQNRLSFQTYEVAALLMQGSNVIDIWLGDGWHRSPLLWKKIALVNTWGASVAAIAEIEADGQVLVATDASWHSGLSPILKSGIYYGEDYDAREEGVSVTAASVVDESFDLGTLIAHEVLPVQELTPLYSQSARVDLEGRTVYDFGQNVGGYIAFTVEGPRGGTVRVEHSEILDGQGRFDNTNFRTAEACIHYTLKGGEIESYRPHFTFQGFRYARLTLGQGVRVLSIQAVPISSAVRPTGWLSTGSAIVNRLVENTRWSQRGNFIEVPTDCPQRDERMGWTGDAQVFAPTACYLFESHAFWKKWLRDVIADQRPGGEIAHFSPDPTRGHEDIIPGFFGSTGWGDAICIVPWTLWTHYGDRGILEEAFPAMLRWVDFVWSISDGPIVQPPRDWEGRGFSFGDWLQPSGPTEKPFPTIGDDAAATIYLYISTALTARIARVLGDDGQAQRLEARAAAIKTAFANEFITPSGRLVYDDQTSYALAILHDLVPEPQLPAVRHYFKATIARHGGRIGTGFIGTPALLPALVKIGEHALAAQVFLQEEVPGWLYQVKRGATTIWERWDAIREDGTVFDPAMNSYNHYAYGAVCQWLFEGMAGLRPDPLQPAFRHIIFEPCIVPALSPVRATHDSLHGMVEARWEVDGAQVTYTVTVPEGSTGQLNLRPGYQAVHLNGKPLATDAADLWSRSALSAGTYDIRFLLA; from the coding sequence ATGACCGGATTAGCTTCCAAAAATGCACCCGATACCGAGTTGACCGCGCCGTGGACTGCGCGCATGGTTCGGCCCTTGACCGATCGGGGCGTGGGCCAGCAGGCACCCTATCTGCGCAAAGAGTTTGCGTTGGCGCAGGTGCCAGCTTCGGCCCGGCTGCGGATCAGTGCCCAGGGCTTGTACCGCTGTTTCATCAACGGCCAACGGGTGGGGCATGACCAGCTCACACCCGGCTGGACCAGCTACCAAAACCGCCTCTCTTTTCAGACCTACGAGGTTGCTGCCCTGCTGATGCAGGGCAGCAACGTGATCGACATCTGGCTCGGCGATGGTTGGCACCGTTCGCCCTTGCTGTGGAAGAAGATTGCCTTGGTCAATACCTGGGGTGCCAGCGTGGCGGCGATTGCCGAAATCGAGGCGGACGGTCAGGTGCTGGTGGCCACCGATGCCAGTTGGCACAGCGGCTTGTCGCCCATCCTGAAATCCGGCATCTATTACGGCGAAGACTACGATGCGCGTGAGGAGGGGGTATCCGTTACGGCGGCCAGCGTGGTCGATGAAAGTTTCGATCTTGGCACCCTGATCGCGCACGAAGTGCTGCCCGTGCAAGAGCTCACACCCTTGTATTCCCAGTCGGCCCGGGTGGATTTAGAGGGTAGAACGGTCTACGACTTCGGCCAGAACGTGGGCGGCTACATCGCGTTTACCGTGGAGGGCCCACGCGGCGGCACGGTGCGGGTCGAGCACTCCGAAATCCTGGACGGGCAGGGACGGTTCGACAACACCAATTTCCGCACGGCCGAAGCCTGCATCCACTACACCCTCAAGGGCGGCGAAATCGAGTCTTACCGGCCCCATTTCACGTTCCAGGGCTTCCGGTATGCCCGGCTCACGCTGGGCCAGGGGGTGCGGGTACTATCTATCCAGGCGGTGCCGATCAGCTCGGCCGTTCGCCCCACGGGGTGGTTGAGCACCGGCAGCGCCATCGTCAACCGCCTGGTGGAAAACACCCGGTGGTCGCAACGGGGCAACTTCATTGAGGTGCCTACCGACTGCCCGCAACGCGACGAACGCATGGGCTGGACGGGAGATGCCCAGGTATTTGCACCCACGGCGTGCTACCTGTTTGAGAGCCACGCTTTCTGGAAAAAGTGGTTGCGCGACGTGATTGCCGATCAGCGCCCCGGCGGCGAGATCGCCCATTTTTCACCGGACCCAACGCGCGGCCACGAAGACATAATTCCTGGCTTTTTTGGCAGCACGGGCTGGGGCGATGCGATTTGCATCGTGCCCTGGACGCTGTGGACACACTACGGCGACCGTGGCATTTTGGAAGAGGCGTTTCCTGCCATGCTGCGCTGGGTGGACTTTGTATGGTCCATCAGCGATGGCCCCATCGTCCAACCCCCGCGTGACTGGGAGGGCCGGGGATTCAGCTTTGGTGATTGGCTCCAACCCAGTGGCCCCACCGAGAAGCCCTTTCCCACTATCGGAGACGATGCTGCCGCCACCATTTATCTCTACATCTCCACCGCGCTGACAGCCCGCATTGCCCGTGTGCTGGGCGATGATGGACAGGCCCAGCGGCTGGAGGCGCGCGCGGCGGCCATCAAGACTGCCTTTGCCAACGAGTTCATCACCCCCAGCGGGCGCCTGGTCTACGACGACCAGACCTCGTATGCCCTGGCGATCCTGCACGATCTGGTTCCCGAACCCCAACTGCCAGCGGTGCGCCACTACTTCAAAGCCACCATCGCCCGCCACGGCGGACGCATTGGCACCGGCTTCATCGGAACACCTGCGTTACTCCCAGCGCTGGTCAAGATCGGTGAACACGCCCTGGCCGCCCAGGTGTTTCTGCAAGAAGAGGTGCCCGGATGGCTCTACCAGGTCAAGCGCGGCGCGACCACGATCTGGGAGCGCTGGGATGCGATCCGTGAAGACGGCACGGTGTTTGACCCGGCCATGAACTCCTACAACCACTACGCCTACGGTGCGGTGTGCCAGTGGCTGTTTGAAGGCATGGCGGGCCTGCGCCCCGACCCCCTGCAGCCCGCATTTCGCCACATTATTTTTGAGCCCTGCATCGTGCCCGCGCTGTCGCCGGTACGGGCTACGCACGACAGCTTGCATGGAATGGTGGAGGCCCGGTGGGAGGTGGACGGCGCGCAGGTCACCTACACCGTCACCGTGCCCGAGGGCAGCACGGGGCAACTGAACCTGCGTCCCGGCTACCAAGCCGTCCACCTCAACGGCAAGCCCCTTGCCACGGACGCGGCAGACCTGTGGAGCCGGTCTGCACTGTCTGCCGGTACCTATGACATAAGGTTTCTGTTGGCTTGA